From Acidobacteriota bacterium, the proteins below share one genomic window:
- a CDS encoding MFS transporter: MATSGSEKGGRGLFSFLGLQRSTVGVLAMVVLVGMGERMAERFLPIYLLALGGGVLVIGLLQAMDNLLSALYSFPGGYLADRIGTKKSLLIFNLVAMNGFAIVILFPSWQAVLIGAVLFISWSAISLPATMSLIFKVLPRNKRTMGVSMHSLVRRIPMALGPLLGGLFISLWGERAGVRLAFVGALAMAALALALQQRLIESDDLDEHPFSPFEVVERNPLKLLRQMSPAMKRLLAADVLIRFCEQIPYAFVVVWCMKTIEEPVSALQFGLLTTIEMATAVLVYIPVAYLADRSVKKPYVLATFVFFTLFPLLLLFSRSFEWLVAAFVLRGLKEFGEPTRKALIMDLSPEQARASMFGLYYLVRDTFVSAAALGGAFLWQISPQTNLLTAFAFGVIGSAGFAFFGREVNPTREEADSSAQN, translated from the coding sequence ATGGCGACTTCCGGGTCGGAAAAGGGCGGCCGTGGACTCTTCAGCTTCCTGGGGCTGCAGCGCAGCACCGTAGGGGTGCTGGCCATGGTAGTGCTGGTGGGGATGGGGGAGCGGATGGCGGAGCGCTTTTTGCCCATCTACCTGCTGGCGCTGGGCGGCGGGGTTCTGGTCATCGGGCTGCTGCAGGCCATGGACAACCTGCTCTCGGCGCTCTATTCCTTTCCGGGCGGATACCTGGCCGACCGCATCGGGACCAAGAAATCGCTGCTGATCTTCAACCTGGTGGCCATGAACGGCTTCGCCATCGTCATCCTGTTTCCCTCCTGGCAGGCCGTGCTGATCGGGGCGGTACTGTTCATCTCCTGGTCGGCTATCTCGCTGCCGGCCACCATGAGCCTGATCTTTAAGGTCTTGCCCCGCAACAAGCGGACCATGGGCGTGAGCATGCACTCGCTGGTCAGGCGCATCCCCATGGCGCTGGGCCCTCTGTTGGGCGGACTCTTTATCAGTTTGTGGGGCGAAAGGGCGGGAGTCCGCCTGGCTTTTGTGGGAGCGTTGGCCATGGCGGCCCTGGCTTTAGCCCTGCAACAGCGCCTGATTGAATCCGACGACCTCGACGAGCACCCCTTCTCCCCCTTCGAGGTGGTGGAGCGAAATCCATTGAAACTGCTGCGTCAGATGAGCCCGGCCATGAAGAGGCTGCTGGCGGCGGACGTCCTGATCAGGTTTTGCGAGCAGATCCCCTACGCCTTCGTGGTCGTGTGGTGCATGAAGACCATCGAAGAGCCGGTCTCCGCCCTGCAGTTCGGCTTGCTGACCACGATCGAGATGGCCACGGCGGTGCTGGTTTACATCCCGGTGGCCTATCTGGCCGACCGCAGCGTCAAAAAGCCCTATGTCCTTGCCACTTTCGTCTTTTTTACCCTGTTTCCGCTGCTGCTGCTCTTCAGCCGCTCCTTCGAGTGGCTGGTGGCGGCGTTCGTCCTGCGCGGACTCAAGGAGTTCGGCGAGCCCACCCGCAAGGCCCTCATCATGGACCTGTCGCCTGAACAAGCCAGGGCCAGCATGTTCGGGCTCTACTACCTGGTGCGGGATACCTTTGTTTCGGCGGCAGCCTTGGGCGGTGCCTTCCTGTGGCAGATCAGCCCCCAGACCAACTTGCTGACGGCCTTTGCATTCGGGGTCATCGGGAGCGCCGGCTTTGCGTTTTTCGGGCGGGAGGTGAACCCAACGAGGGAGGAGGCGGATAGCTCGGCGCAGAATTAA
- a CDS encoding NAD(P)/FAD-dependent oxidoreductase, whose protein sequence is MDCTVVGASFAGLACATALAHGGMRVTVLDKKSDAGEKVHTTGIIVKDAIDQVALLDGLPADLVRRINGVRLYAPSLRYVDLAAPGYYFLATDTPRVMRWLAGQAEEAGARLAFRTPFKDAERTQSGFDLGDIGTSRYLVGADGPNSRVARALGLGQGEKFLFGVEYEYPGVEIDEPDKLHCFIDRRLAPGYIGWVVAGVGMVQVGLARRVRSDGVRPTDAMSRFLEKISPIFDFGGVRPASVRAGLIPCGGVVNPVAASRVMLVGDAAGMVSPVTAGGIHTALKHGLAAGHAIVDYLSGKREDPSGWFVSSYPRFRAKRLLRFLFDHFQSDLAFNLLLRTKPMRAVASMVYFHRKGLFDPSSPERESEPLKRPADARH, encoded by the coding sequence ATGGATTGCACGGTAGTGGGGGCGAGCTTTGCGGGATTGGCTTGTGCAACTGCGTTGGCGCACGGCGGCATGCGGGTCACTGTGTTGGACAAGAAGTCCGACGCCGGCGAGAAGGTTCACACCACCGGAATCATCGTCAAGGACGCGATTGACCAGGTGGCGCTTCTGGACGGACTTCCGGCCGACTTGGTCCGCCGCATCAACGGGGTCCGCCTCTATGCGCCCAGTCTCCGCTATGTCGATCTGGCGGCGCCGGGCTACTACTTTCTCGCCACTGATACCCCGCGGGTCATGCGCTGGCTGGCAGGGCAGGCCGAAGAGGCCGGTGCGCGTCTCGCCTTTCGGACCCCCTTCAAAGACGCTGAGCGAACCCAGAGCGGCTTCGACCTCGGTGACATCGGCACCTCCCGTTATCTGGTCGGCGCCGACGGCCCCAACTCGCGCGTCGCCAGAGCCTTGGGCCTGGGACAGGGCGAGAAGTTTCTGTTTGGCGTCGAGTACGAATATCCTGGCGTCGAGATCGACGAACCCGACAAACTGCACTGCTTCATCGACCGCCGCCTGGCGCCCGGTTACATCGGATGGGTGGTGGCCGGGGTCGGGATGGTGCAGGTCGGACTGGCCCGCCGCGTGAGGTCCGACGGCGTCCGGCCGACAGACGCCATGAGCCGGTTCCTGGAGAAGATCTCGCCGATCTTCGATTTCGGAGGCGTCCGTCCGGCTTCCGTGCGGGCCGGATTGATTCCCTGCGGAGGAGTGGTCAATCCGGTTGCGGCGAGCCGCGTAATGCTGGTTGGCGATGCGGCCGGAATGGTGTCTCCCGTAACGGCCGGCGGGATACACACCGCCTTGAAGCACGGTCTGGCGGCGGGTCACGCCATCGTCGACTATCTCTCCGGCAAGAGAGAGGATCCCAGCGGCTGGTTCGTCAGCTCCTATCCGCGCTTCCGGGCAAAGCGTCTGCTCCGGTTTCTCTTCGACCACTTTCAAAGCGATCTGGCCTTCAACCTATTGCTTCGCACCAAGCCCATGCGCGCCGTGGCCAGCATGGTCTATTTCCATCGCAAGGGCCTTTTCGATCCTTCCTCTCCGGAGCGGGAGTCCGAGCCGCTCAAGCGGCCAGCCGATGCCCGGCATTAG
- a CDS encoding nuclear transport factor 2 family protein, whose product MGKSCDIVKALYEALGRGDVAAVLGALDSQIEWTEADNFLYADGNPYVGPQAVAEGVFQRLASDIEDFAALPHNFIEGHDAVVVEGRYRGKMKATGTPVDAQFAHVWNLRDGKVVRFQQYTDTKQWADAAAS is encoded by the coding sequence ATGGGAAAGAGCTGTGACATTGTGAAGGCGCTGTACGAGGCCTTGGGCAGGGGGGACGTAGCGGCGGTACTTGGCGCTCTCGACTCCCAGATCGAATGGACAGAGGCAGACAACTTCCTTTATGCCGACGGCAACCCATACGTTGGACCGCAGGCGGTGGCCGAAGGTGTGTTTCAGCGACTTGCCTCCGACATTGAAGATTTCGCCGCTCTGCCTCACAACTTCATCGAGGGCCACGACGCCGTCGTCGTGGAAGGGCGATACCGGGGGAAGATGAAGGCCACCGGCACGCCGGTCGACGCCCAGTTCGCACACGTGTGGAATCTGCGCGACGGCAAGGTCGTCCGCTTCCAGCAGTACACCGACACCAAGCAGTGGGCGGATGCGGCCGCATCCTGA
- a CDS encoding type II toxin-antitoxin system VapC family toxin: protein MTGLDTNVVIRVVTADDPKQLPQALSVFRAARPLYLSKTVLLETEWVLRYSYELSASVIHKTLQRLIGLSSLTVEDRDRVIAALDWFSKGMDFADALHLASSQPADEFVSFDRSLAHRSAELKTTPPVRLLDS from the coding sequence ATGACGGGGCTCGACACCAACGTGGTGATCCGGGTCGTCACAGCCGACGATCCTAAGCAGTTGCCCCAGGCTCTCTCTGTTTTTCGGGCCGCACGGCCCCTCTATTTGAGCAAGACGGTACTGCTGGAGACGGAATGGGTGCTGCGCTACAGTTACGAACTCTCAGCCTCGGTCATCCACAAGACTCTCCAGCGTCTGATTGGCCTCTCCTCCCTCACCGTGGAGGACCGCGATCGAGTCATCGCTGCCCTCGATTGGTTTTCAAAAGGCATGGACTTTGCGGACGCTCTACATCTGGCCTCCAGCCAGCCCGCCGACGAATTCGTCAGCTTCGACAGGTCCTTGGCCCACCGAAGCGCCGAGCTAAAGACGACGCCACCCGTTCGACTGCTGGATAGCTAA
- a CDS encoding AbrB/MazE/SpoVT family DNA-binding domain-containing protein: MTKKVKISTKGQLVIPQAFRERHGWGAGTVLIMEDEGDRIVVREAPEVPETDLEELLGCTGYQGPPRSLEEMEAGIAKGIAERTKKP; encoded by the coding sequence GTGACCAAGAAGGTGAAGATTTCGACGAAGGGGCAGTTAGTCATCCCGCAGGCGTTCCGCGAGCGGCATGGTTGGGGGGCGGGGACGGTCCTCATCATGGAGGACGAGGGAGACAGGATCGTGGTTCGTGAGGCGCCTGAAGTCCCGGAGACCGACCTGGAGGAGCTTCTCGGTTGCACGGGCTACCAAGGCCCGCCCCGAAGCCTCGAGGAAATGGAGGCAGGGATCGCAAAGGGCATTGCCGAAAGGACCAAGAAGCCATGA
- a CDS encoding PIN domain-containing protein — MILVDAGPLVAIIDRGEPDHNACAKALSSLSAPMLTTWPALTEAIYLLGAAGGWPAQEAVWKLLDRGDLQLIDLDDAMRERARALMAKYQDLPMDPADATLVSAAEVLNVTRVFTLDSDFHVYRLKGNRSFQVIP; from the coding sequence GTGATACTTGTCGATGCCGGCCCTCTGGTCGCCATTATTGACCGCGGAGAACCCGATCACAACGCTTGCGCCAAGGCCCTTTCTTCGCTCTCCGCCCCTATGTTGACCACCTGGCCGGCCTTGACCGAAGCGATTTACCTGCTGGGCGCAGCGGGAGGCTGGCCCGCCCAAGAGGCCGTGTGGAAGCTCCTGGACAGAGGCGATCTGCAGCTCATCGATTTGGATGATGCGATGCGGGAGCGCGCCCGCGCCTTGATGGCCAAATATCAGGACCTCCCCATGGATCCGGCCGACGCCACTCTGGTCTCCGCCGCCGAAGTCCTCAACGTCACGCGGGTCTTTACCCTGGACTCCGATTTTCACGTCTACCGGCTCAAGGGCAACCGCTCCTTCCAGGTGATTCCGTAA
- a CDS encoding ribbon-helix-helix protein, CopG family, with amino-acid sequence MKSVRLDKSLEAKLQEAARISGQSVSSLIRVAIEERCRDILGQRLAPRLADVTGVIKSGGGRARRSGEAFAEHLRSKKGDRK; translated from the coding sequence ATGAAGAGCGTCCGGCTGGACAAGTCGTTGGAAGCCAAGCTGCAAGAAGCCGCCCGTATCAGCGGGCAATCCGTCTCCAGTTTGATCCGTGTTGCGATCGAGGAACGCTGCCGGGACATTTTAGGCCAACGCTTGGCTCCGCGGCTGGCGGACGTCACAGGCGTGATCAAGAGTGGAGGCGGCCGAGCCCGTAGATCAGGAGAGGCTTTCGCCGAGCATCTGCGATCGAAGAAGGGCGATCGAAAGTGA